The following are encoded together in the Methylomonas methanica MC09 genome:
- a CDS encoding RidA family protein, which translates to MSPKRTIISTPLAPQAIGTYSQAVKVDNTVYLSGQIALDPATMEVVDGDISIQIHQVFNNLRAVAQAAGGDFCNFVKLNVYLTDLSNFPIVNEIMAEYFVEPYPARAAVGVAALPKGVGVEMDAVMVVEEPYY; encoded by the coding sequence ATGAGCCCGAAAAGAACCATAATCTCCACCCCCTTGGCCCCACAAGCCATAGGCACTTATTCGCAAGCCGTCAAAGTCGACAACACGGTGTATTTGTCCGGCCAGATTGCTTTGGACCCCGCTACCATGGAAGTCGTCGATGGCGACATTTCGATACAGATACACCAGGTATTCAATAACCTGCGCGCCGTCGCCCAAGCTGCGGGCGGGGATTTTTGCAACTTCGTCAAGTTGAATGTGTATTTGACCGATTTGAGCAACTTCCCAATCGTCAACGAAATCATGGCGGAGTATTTCGTCGAACCCTATCCGGCCCGTGCGGCGGTCGGCGTGGCGGCGTTGCCCAAGGGCGTTGGCGTGGAAATGGACGCCGTGATGGTCGTAGAAGAACCTTACTATTAG
- the recG gene encoding ATP-dependent DNA helicase RecG → MSPTEPHQLPVTRLTGIGSQTAARLQKLGIQTLQDLLFHLPQRYQDRTRTYPIAGLTPGTTALVCGNVEYIDTPQRGRNSVICRISDASGLLSLRFFHFSVQQIQQLRPGTQLSCFGDVRMGFNGLEMVHPEYRILHAGDDPTETSLTPVYPLTEGLAQSTMRKAVRQALELCLSHADALQDWLPTAIRHHYNYPDLVEALLTLHNPPADLSAETLANGELPALKRLAFEEFLAHHLALLLGKQHYKTWQAPTLRVNSAAKQRFLSELPFRLTAAQQRVIAEIEADCSLAHPMLRLVQGDVGSGKTLVAALAALAALSSGYQVALMAPTELLAEQHFRNFSHWFAHTGTPVFFLSGQVKGKARATTLEALADGSAGLVIGTHALFQDSVNFHKLGLVIIDEQHRFGVQQRLALRAKGQTTGKVPHQLVMTATPIPRTLAMLQYSDLDISVIDELPPGRTPVTTSVVPSERRAEVIARISHWAGQNRQAYWVCTLIEESEQLQCEAAENTARYLQESLPDVRIGLVHGRMKAADKDAVMQAFKQGDCDLLVATTVIEVGVDVPNAGLMIIENPERLGLSQLHQLRGRVGRGNLESYCLLLYQSPLSETGRQRLGILRESNDGFVIAEKDLELRGPGEIIGNRQTGQIQFKIADLGRDRELLDDVQTAAQRICREHPEAINPLIKRWTGGSLQNLDELFHTVYSP, encoded by the coding sequence ATGTCTCCGACAGAACCGCATCAACTGCCCGTCACCCGCCTGACGGGTATCGGTTCTCAAACCGCTGCCCGGCTGCAAAAACTGGGCATCCAAACTCTGCAAGACCTGCTGTTTCACCTGCCGCAGCGTTATCAGGACAGAACACGCACCTATCCGATCGCCGGTTTGACACCGGGCACAACCGCCCTGGTCTGCGGTAACGTGGAATACATAGACACGCCGCAACGCGGCCGCAACAGCGTAATCTGCCGCATCAGCGACGCCAGCGGTTTGCTGTCTTTACGGTTTTTTCATTTTTCGGTACAGCAGATTCAACAACTCCGGCCCGGTACGCAACTCAGTTGTTTCGGCGACGTCCGCATGGGTTTTAACGGCCTGGAAATGGTTCATCCGGAATACCGCATCCTGCATGCCGGCGACGATCCCACCGAAACCAGCCTGACCCCGGTTTACCCCCTGACCGAAGGCTTGGCCCAATCGACCATGCGCAAAGCCGTCAGGCAGGCCTTGGAACTTTGTTTAAGCCATGCCGACGCGCTACAGGATTGGTTACCGACAGCCATCCGGCATCATTACAATTATCCCGACTTGGTTGAAGCCTTGCTCACCTTGCACAATCCGCCCGCCGACTTGTCGGCGGAGACCTTGGCCAATGGCGAGTTACCGGCCTTAAAACGCTTGGCCTTCGAAGAGTTTCTGGCCCATCACCTGGCCTTGTTGCTGGGAAAACAGCATTACAAAACCTGGCAAGCCCCTACCCTGCGCGTTAATAGCGCGGCAAAGCAACGCTTTCTGTCCGAACTGCCGTTTCGACTCACCGCGGCGCAACAACGCGTGATTGCCGAAATAGAAGCCGACTGCAGTCTGGCCCACCCCATGCTGAGACTGGTACAAGGCGACGTCGGCTCCGGCAAAACTCTGGTGGCGGCGCTGGCCGCGCTGGCCGCACTCAGTTCGGGCTATCAGGTAGCCCTGATGGCACCCACCGAATTATTGGCGGAACAACATTTTCGTAACTTTAGCCATTGGTTCGCCCACACCGGCACGCCGGTATTTTTCTTAAGCGGACAAGTCAAAGGCAAAGCCCGCGCCACCACGCTGGAGGCCTTGGCGGACGGCAGCGCAGGGCTGGTGATAGGTACTCATGCCCTGTTTCAGGACAGCGTCAACTTTCACAAACTGGGCTTGGTGATTATCGACGAACAACACCGCTTCGGCGTCCAGCAACGCTTGGCTTTGCGCGCCAAAGGCCAAACCACCGGCAAGGTACCGCATCAGTTGGTGATGACCGCCACTCCGATTCCGCGCACGCTGGCCATGCTGCAGTATTCCGACCTGGATATTTCCGTCATCGACGAACTACCGCCCGGCCGCACGCCGGTCACTACCAGCGTGGTTCCGTCCGAGCGCCGCGCTGAAGTGATTGCCCGCATCAGCCATTGGGCCGGGCAAAATCGCCAAGCGTACTGGGTGTGCACTTTGATCGAAGAATCCGAACAATTGCAATGCGAAGCGGCCGAGAATACCGCGCGATATTTACAGGAAAGCTTGCCGGACGTGCGTATCGGCCTGGTGCACGGCCGCATGAAGGCCGCGGACAAAGACGCTGTCATGCAGGCTTTTAAACAAGGCGACTGCGATTTATTGGTCGCCACCACGGTGATAGAAGTCGGCGTCGACGTACCCAACGCCGGCCTGATGATCATCGAAAACCCCGAACGTTTAGGCTTGTCGCAACTGCATCAATTACGCGGCCGGGTGGGCCGAGGCAATCTGGAAAGTTACTGTTTGCTGCTGTATCAGTCGCCGCTGTCGGAAACCGGCAGACAACGCTTGGGCATATTACGGGAAAGCAACGACGGCTTCGTGATCGCCGAAAAAGATCTGGAACTGCGCGGACCGGGCGAAATCATCGGCAACCGCCAAACCGGCCAAATCCAGTTTAAAATTGCCGACCTCGGCCGCGACCGCGAACTCCTGGACGACGTGCAAACCGCTGCGCAACGGATTTGCAGGGAACACCCGGAAGCCATAAACCCCCTAATCAAACGCTGGACCGGCGGCTCGTTACAAAATCTGGACGAACTGTTTCATACCGTTTACAGTCCCTAG
- a CDS encoding alpha/beta fold hydrolase, which produces MKKLYFTSWLVLLVSLTAVFMILQPMSGNFARYLAWRYTTDSAVQTGVIERHGARIKYVSYGIGKPVLLLHGGLSNKLSWYSQLPWLVEKGRQVILIDTRGHGESTQGDAELNYQTFADDTLQVLDELKIARTDIIGWSDGGIIALLLGLEAPQRVDKIVAISANFHPSGLIADNSPASRPARNVRLLSWLRGLWSYLTERNGNLEARLKQLWHVEPQLSQTDLQAITAPTLVITGENDIIDLPHSSQMAQMLGNAKIDILLDAGHAAPVTHAKQVNRLLASFLDIEQ; this is translated from the coding sequence ATGAAAAAGCTCTATTTTACCAGTTGGCTAGTGTTATTGGTTTCGTTGACGGCGGTCTTCATGATATTACAGCCAATGTCGGGTAACTTCGCCCGCTACCTGGCTTGGAGGTACACTACCGACAGCGCAGTACAAACCGGTGTGATCGAACGTCATGGGGCAAGAATCAAATATGTCTCCTACGGTATCGGTAAGCCGGTTTTGCTGTTACATGGCGGATTGAGCAACAAGCTCAGCTGGTATTCGCAACTACCTTGGCTGGTCGAAAAAGGCCGACAAGTGATATTGATCGACACCCGTGGCCATGGGGAGTCCACACAGGGTGATGCCGAGCTAAATTACCAAACATTTGCCGACGACACCTTGCAAGTGCTGGACGAACTGAAGATAGCCCGCACCGACATCATCGGTTGGAGCGATGGCGGCATCATCGCCTTATTGCTTGGTCTCGAAGCGCCGCAGCGGGTCGACAAAATCGTCGCCATCAGCGCCAATTTTCATCCATCAGGCCTAATCGCCGACAATAGCCCAGCCTCGCGGCCCGCCCGTAATGTCCGCTTATTGTCTTGGTTACGCGGATTATGGTCCTACTTAACTGAGCGGAACGGCAATTTGGAAGCTCGACTGAAACAGTTGTGGCACGTCGAACCGCAATTGAGCCAAACCGATTTGCAAGCCATTACCGCGCCCACCTTGGTGATTACCGGAGAAAACGACATTATTGACCTGCCCCACTCAAGTCAAATGGCGCAGATGTTGGGCAATGCCAAAATAGACATCCTATTGGATGCCGGTCACGCCGCCCCGGTTACCCACGCCAAACAGGTCAATCGGTTGTTGGCGTCGTTTCTGGATATAGAACAATGA